A region of uncultured Carboxylicivirga sp. DNA encodes the following proteins:
- a CDS encoding nitroreductase family protein, with product MHFNQLLRERYSIREYKSQKVSKALLMEVLEAGRLAPSAANKQPWKFIVVSEEDNLSKLKSAYNREWFKKVPQIIVVCGDHSESWKRSFDSKDHCDIDIAIAVDHMTIRASELGLGTCWVCHFDPVLVKDLMQLPDSIEPIALLPIGYPLENKPPYKIRKNLDEIVFEERFGNPLRK from the coding sequence ATGCATTTTAATCAACTATTGCGAGAACGTTATTCAATTCGGGAATATAAATCTCAGAAAGTTTCAAAAGCACTTTTAATGGAAGTATTAGAGGCAGGGAGATTAGCTCCGTCGGCTGCCAATAAGCAACCGTGGAAATTTATTGTTGTTTCGGAAGAGGATAACCTGAGTAAATTAAAAAGTGCATACAACAGGGAATGGTTTAAAAAAGTACCTCAGATCATTGTTGTTTGTGGCGATCACAGTGAATCGTGGAAGCGATCTTTTGATTCTAAAGATCATTGTGATATTGATATTGCCATTGCAGTTGATCATATGACAATCAGGGCCTCGGAATTAGGTCTGGGGACATGTTGGGTTTGTCATTTCGATCCTGTTTTGGTGAAAGATTTAATGCAACTGCCAGATAGTATTGAACCCATTGCATTACTTCCTATTGGATATCCTTTGGAGAACAAACCTCCATACAAAATTCGGAAGAATCTGGATGAAATAGTTTTTGAAGAACGATTTGGTAATCCTTTAAGAAAGTAA
- a CDS encoding PhzF family phenazine biosynthesis protein has protein sequence MKIPFYQVDAFTNELFKGNPAGVCIVDEYPDNDVMQKIAAENNLPETAFVKRVTNDQFFIRWFTPVAEVDLCGHATLASAYVLFEQHGFEKDKIVFDTLYRGVLEVSKEEDWFWLDFPTDEIKTAEITEELKAAFPLRPDSILKGKTDYILVYSHQKQVEETKPDFSKLALVDARGVIVTAKGDKVDFVSRFFAPQIGIDEDPVTGSAHTSLTPYWSKVLEKKSLHALQLSERGGVLKCNFLSNRVTIGGQARLYLEGTIKI, from the coding sequence ATGAAAATTCCCTTTTATCAGGTAGATGCTTTTACAAATGAATTATTTAAAGGTAACCCGGCAGGTGTTTGCATTGTTGACGAGTATCCTGACAATGATGTGATGCAAAAGATTGCAGCTGAGAATAACCTACCAGAAACAGCTTTTGTGAAGCGTGTTACAAATGACCAATTTTTTATCAGATGGTTTACTCCGGTTGCTGAAGTGGATTTATGCGGGCATGCTACCTTAGCAAGTGCTTATGTGCTATTCGAACAGCATGGTTTTGAAAAAGATAAAATTGTGTTTGACACTCTTTACAGAGGGGTGTTGGAGGTGAGCAAGGAAGAAGATTGGTTTTGGTTGGATTTTCCAACCGATGAAATAAAGACTGCTGAAATCACAGAGGAGTTAAAAGCAGCATTTCCATTACGACCTGATTCTATATTAAAAGGTAAAACGGATTATATACTGGTTTACAGTCATCAAAAACAAGTGGAGGAAACTAAACCGGATTTTAGTAAGCTTGCCCTGGTTGATGCGCGCGGTGTAATAGTCACAGCTAAAGGAGATAAGGTCGATTTTGTTTCCCGTTTTTTTGCTCCTCAGATTGGTATAGATGAAGATCCGGTTACCGGTTCAGCTCATACATCATTAACACCTTATTGGTCAAAGGTCTTAGAAAAGAAAAGTTTACATGCTCTACAACTATCAGAAAGAGGCGGCGTTTTAAAATGTAATTTTTTAAGCAATCGTGTAACGATAGGAGGGCAGGCTCGTTTGTATTTAGAAGGGACTATTAAAATTTAA
- a CDS encoding MBL fold metallo-hydrolase, protein MIEYCALASGSNGNCYYVGNENEAVLIDAGISHKQVLKRMKEVGLKIEKVKAVLISHEHSDHIRGLRVLSDLHKIDAYLTKTTQSKTRVHHQPFKVNVFEPGDVIEVGNIKVHSFAKKHDAIDPCSFRVELNGKSIGVMTDIGTACSNVKDHLQKCHAVFLESNYDEEMLLNGPYPVHLKSRVKSDHGHLSNDQAVKVVDKLKDTPLKTILLSHISADNNRPDIALKTFQVVSDRYQIFATSRYAPTEVFRLEPGSEVQEKADQLSLF, encoded by the coding sequence ATGATTGAATATTGTGCGCTGGCATCAGGCAGTAATGGTAACTGCTATTATGTGGGAAATGAGAATGAAGCTGTTTTGATTGATGCAGGTATCAGCCATAAGCAAGTACTGAAACGCATGAAGGAGGTTGGCCTGAAGATTGAAAAGGTTAAGGCTGTATTGATTTCGCATGAGCATTCCGATCATATCAGAGGTTTAAGAGTTCTATCCGATTTGCATAAGATCGATGCTTATCTTACCAAAACTACTCAAAGCAAAACCCGTGTTCATCATCAACCCTTTAAGGTAAATGTGTTTGAGCCCGGTGATGTTATTGAGGTAGGTAATATAAAAGTACATTCATTTGCTAAAAAACACGATGCCATTGATCCGTGCAGTTTCAGGGTAGAGCTGAACGGAAAAAGCATAGGCGTGATGACCGATATAGGAACGGCTTGCAGTAATGTAAAGGATCACTTACAAAAGTGTCATGCCGTTTTTCTGGAGAGCAATTACGATGAGGAAATGCTACTGAATGGTCCGTATCCTGTTCATTTAAAAAGCAGGGTTAAATCTGATCATGGTCACCTTAGTAACGATCAGGCTGTAAAGGTGGTTGATAAATTAAAGGATACACCTTTGAAAACCATTTTGTTATCACATATCTCAGCAGATAATAACCGACCGGATATTGCACTGAAAACTTTTCAGGTAGTGAGTGACCGATACCAGATATTTGCTACTTCGCGATATGCTCCAACAGAGGTATTTAGATTAGAACCGGGATCAGAAGTTCAGGAAAAGGCTGATCAGCTTAGTTTGTTTTAA
- a CDS encoding DMT family transporter produces the protein MKKEGTSYGIFLMLLSVIAFAIMATLVKSMAHVSTFVTVFVRFSVGVGILGILALFRKIDLKFVRSPLLLLRGISGAISVALFYFAIVKIGMGKGSVYSYSYPVFATLLSAIVLKEKVSTAKWILILSAFAGIVLVSLKFSEGDSGWSFGFYDILAICSAFTNAISILIVKKLHGTDSSYAIFFAQSIVGFWIFLIPANIPELTGPVSGSYVLIIIGVFSAMAQLLNTEGYRHVSIATGSPFHMLIPIVNVLIGVLVFNEAFSTLEMAGASLAVLSCLGIMLLNIKK, from the coding sequence ATGAAGAAAGAAGGCACATCCTATGGAATCTTTCTGATGTTACTTTCGGTAATAGCCTTTGCTATTATGGCAACACTGGTGAAATCAATGGCGCATGTCAGTACATTTGTAACCGTATTTGTCCGTTTTTCAGTGGGAGTAGGTATTTTGGGTATTTTGGCACTGTTTCGCAAAATTGATCTGAAATTTGTCCGGAGTCCTCTTTTGCTCTTAAGAGGTATATCAGGTGCCATTTCGGTAGCGTTGTTTTACTTTGCAATTGTAAAAATTGGAATGGGAAAAGGATCTGTCTACTCTTATTCATATCCTGTTTTTGCCACATTGCTAAGTGCCATCGTATTAAAAGAAAAAGTAAGTACAGCCAAATGGATCTTAATTTTGTCAGCCTTTGCTGGCATAGTATTGGTGTCGTTAAAGTTTAGTGAGGGCGACTCGGGTTGGAGCTTTGGTTTTTACGATATTCTGGCCATCTGTAGTGCCTTCACCAACGCCATTTCTATTCTGATTGTAAAAAAGCTGCATGGAACGGATAGTTCATACGCCATATTTTTTGCTCAGAGCATTGTCGGGTTCTGGATATTCCTGATTCCGGCAAATATACCTGAATTAACAGGTCCGGTGTCCGGTAGTTATGTGCTGATCATTATTGGGGTTTTCTCGGCTATGGCTCAATTATTAAATACCGAAGGTTATCGGCACGTATCCATTGCAACCGGATCACCTTTTCACATGTTGATTCCTATTGTTAATGTGTTGATTGGCGTGTTGGTATTTAACGAAGCTTTCAGTACCTTGGAAATGGCCGGAGCTTCACTGGCAGTATTGTCATGTCTTGGTATCATGCTTTTAAATATTAAAAAATAG
- a CDS encoding radical SAM protein, with amino-acid sequence MSKVLLVTPPLTQLNTPYPATLYLKGYFNTVGINSHQCDLGIELIDVLFSSKGLERVFSIGEQENSKSEDVARMLALRDEYISVVDVVMNFLRQPTTEQAYLICNTDLLPHGSRFAQLDDLDWLFGSMGLTDKAKHLCTLFLEDVGDFITTVVDSNFGFSRYAERLGRSATSFDHLYEALNAPLSLIDEIMLDLFSKHLKQFPCDLVAISIPFPGNLFGALRIGQWIKQNHPEIKVSWGGGFVNTELRSVSDPRVFEFVDFITLDDGEKPLQLLSKYLDGKHPLDDLMRTFILKDGVVTYINNEGQKDIAQKDTGAPDYTDLPLEKYISVVEVANPMFRLWSDGRWLKLTLAHGCYWGKCTFCDGSLDYIGRYEPNRATDIVDRMEQLMTQTGLNGFHFVDEAAPPMLLKEVALELLRRKLKVTWWTNIRFERSFTADVCRLLKLSGCIAVSGGLEVASDRILKLINKGVDLSQVTNVTSNFEEAGIMVHAYLMYGFPTQTIQETIDSLEVVRQLFDLDLLTSAFWHQFAMTAHSDVGLNPDKYHVEITGGLNGSFANNDLFHLDPQGGPHELFGEGLKKAVYNFIHGVGLDWPVDEWFEFKTPKTLLPPHYLQSFLKETTEIKETARWIWMGVLPDCEFYQKKKGKKVVEMAEMKIYAHTNTYHINIKKNLAEWIMVWLPQIRYQSDNNFKTSDLRESFLNHLLGDFDIFLNSYTYKQLKEAGLLVL; translated from the coding sequence ATGTCAAAGGTTCTTTTGGTAACACCTCCATTAACTCAGTTAAATACTCCTTATCCGGCAACTCTCTATTTAAAAGGTTATTTCAATACGGTTGGAATTAACAGTCATCAATGCGATCTGGGTATTGAATTGATTGATGTGCTATTCTCATCAAAGGGTCTTGAAAGAGTATTTAGCATTGGAGAACAGGAGAATTCTAAATCAGAAGATGTTGCAAGAATGCTGGCCTTAAGAGATGAATATATCTCAGTTGTGGATGTAGTGATGAATTTTCTTCGCCAGCCAACAACGGAGCAGGCATACCTTATCTGCAATACTGATCTGTTACCACACGGTAGTCGTTTTGCTCAGCTCGATGATTTGGATTGGTTATTTGGCTCCATGGGATTGACCGATAAGGCTAAGCATTTATGTACTTTGTTTTTAGAGGATGTGGGCGATTTCATCACTACGGTGGTTGATTCAAATTTTGGTTTCTCACGCTATGCCGAGCGCCTGGGACGATCTGCCACAAGTTTTGATCATTTGTATGAAGCTCTGAATGCTCCACTTTCACTGATTGATGAGATAATGCTTGATTTGTTTTCAAAGCATTTAAAGCAATTTCCCTGTGATTTGGTGGCAATATCCATTCCTTTCCCGGGGAATCTGTTTGGAGCCTTGCGAATCGGTCAATGGATTAAGCAAAACCATCCTGAAATAAAAGTATCGTGGGGAGGAGGTTTTGTCAATACCGAGCTTCGGTCAGTGTCAGATCCCAGAGTCTTTGAGTTTGTTGATTTCATTACTTTGGATGATGGAGAAAAACCGTTACAACTTTTAAGTAAATATCTGGATGGGAAGCATCCTTTGGATGATCTGATGCGAACATTTATTTTGAAGGATGGAGTTGTAACTTACATTAATAATGAGGGGCAAAAAGACATTGCTCAAAAGGATACAGGTGCACCTGATTATACCGATTTGCCATTAGAAAAATATATTTCTGTTGTTGAGGTTGCGAACCCGATGTTTCGCTTGTGGAGTGACGGCCGGTGGTTGAAATTAACACTGGCTCATGGTTGCTATTGGGGGAAATGTACTTTCTGTGATGGTTCGCTGGATTATATCGGTCGTTACGAGCCAAACAGAGCAACCGATATTGTTGACCGTATGGAGCAATTGATGACTCAAACGGGTTTGAATGGTTTTCATTTTGTTGATGAAGCAGCTCCTCCGATGTTACTCAAGGAAGTTGCTTTGGAGCTATTGCGAAGAAAGCTAAAAGTAACCTGGTGGACCAATATTCGGTTTGAAAGAAGTTTTACAGCTGATGTGTGTCGCTTATTGAAGTTGAGTGGATGTATTGCGGTTTCCGGAGGTCTGGAAGTAGCATCTGATCGCATTCTGAAACTGATAAATAAAGGAGTTGATCTGTCTCAGGTAACAAATGTAACTTCAAACTTTGAAGAAGCCGGTATTATGGTTCATGCCTATCTGATGTATGGATTTCCAACTCAAACAATACAGGAAACAATTGATTCTTTGGAGGTGGTTCGTCAGCTCTTTGACCTTGATTTGCTGACCTCAGCTTTTTGGCATCAGTTTGCAATGACAGCCCATAGCGATGTTGGTTTGAATCCGGATAAATACCATGTTGAAATAACCGGTGGATTAAACGGATCCTTTGCAAACAACGATCTGTTTCATCTTGATCCTCAGGGAGGGCCACACGAACTGTTTGGCGAAGGACTAAAAAAGGCTGTTTATAATTTTATACATGGGGTCGGCCTGGATTGGCCGGTTGATGAGTGGTTTGAATTTAAAACACCTAAAACATTGTTGCCACCTCATTACCTTCAATCATTTCTAAAAGAAACAACAGAGATAAAAGAAACAGCCAGATGGATTTGGATGGGAGTATTGCCTGATTGTGAATTCTATCAGAAAAAGAAAGGTAAGAAGGTTGTTGAAATGGCTGAAATGAAGATTTATGCGCATACAAACACATATCATATCAACATCAAGAAAAATCTGGCAGAATGGATCATGGTGTGGTTACCACAGATAAGGTATCAATCAGATAATAACTTTAAAACTTCAGATTTGAGAGAGTCATTTCTTAATCATCTGTTGGGTGACTTTGATATTTTCCTCAATAGTTATACCTATAAGCAACTAAAAGAAGCCGGTTTGCTGGTTTTATGA
- a CDS encoding DUF4251 domain-containing protein, which produces MKTIVALFIVGIIGLNYSQNSYSQDKNSRKEKQKEEFAETLQLIESGNYMFVPDRALPLGGGSFDLSSHFGFLKITDNNADSDMPFFGRAFQASYGNTEGGMKFKGEMLEKKIEINERKNSIEVIFKVSDNDFYKVRISIFSGGSATVGITSNNRSFISYYGRISAIPEEKDE; this is translated from the coding sequence ATGAAAACAATTGTTGCCCTATTCATTGTTGGTATAATTGGATTAAATTATTCTCAAAACTCTTATTCACAAGATAAAAATAGCCGTAAAGAAAAACAGAAGGAAGAGTTTGCTGAAACATTACAATTAATTGAGAGTGGTAATTACATGTTTGTTCCGGATCGCGCACTTCCGCTCGGAGGAGGCTCCTTTGATTTAAGCAGCCACTTTGGTTTTTTAAAAATAACAGATAATAATGCTGATTCAGACATGCCATTTTTTGGAAGAGCTTTTCAAGCCAGTTACGGAAATACAGAAGGAGGTATGAAGTTTAAAGGTGAGATGCTTGAAAAGAAAATTGAAATAAACGAACGTAAGAATTCAATTGAGGTAATTTTTAAAGTAAGTGATAATGATTTTTACAAAGTAAGAATAAGCATCTTTTCCGGAGGTTCTGCCACTGTTGGAATTACCAGTAACAACAGAAGTTTTATAAGCTATTATGGCAGAATTAGTGCAATACCAGAGGAAAAGGATGAATAA
- a CDS encoding YdcF family protein has translation MFFILSKLLSFLVYPFNWSLLLIISAQLIKNRKARRRLRIGAIVNLIIFSNTAFFQLVTSKWETQYSIPQLSDNQSYNIIVLGGYSNMDEETQQISFNQAADRLLQALPIYYLNNSNRIIITGGTANIYFDETPEADYMLKYLESINIDQSNILIESKSRNTYENAINTGKIIDSLNSTRQNVLITSAFHMPRAKGCFDKLNIEVIPYPTQPLRSLTTLKPIDYFLPSINTLNTWSILIKEWLGITMYWFKSYL, from the coding sequence ATGTTTTTCATTCTTTCTAAACTGTTGTCTTTTTTGGTTTACCCCTTTAATTGGAGCCTGTTATTAATAATTAGTGCCCAACTTATTAAAAATAGAAAAGCAAGAAGAAGATTGCGTATTGGGGCAATCGTAAACCTAATTATTTTCTCGAATACAGCTTTTTTTCAATTGGTTACATCAAAGTGGGAAACCCAGTACAGCATTCCGCAATTATCCGATAATCAATCTTACAATATTATTGTTCTGGGTGGATATTCGAATATGGATGAAGAAACACAACAAATTAGTTTTAATCAGGCAGCTGACCGATTATTACAAGCTTTACCAATTTATTATTTAAACAACAGCAACCGAATCATCATTACAGGTGGAACAGCTAATATATATTTTGATGAAACGCCAGAGGCAGATTATATGTTAAAATATCTCGAATCCATCAATATCGACCAGTCTAATATTCTGATTGAATCAAAATCGCGTAACACATACGAAAATGCAATAAACACAGGTAAAATAATTGATTCGCTCAACTCCACCAGACAAAATGTTTTAATTACTTCTGCATTTCATATGCCCCGGGCAAAAGGTTGTTTTGATAAACTTAATATCGAAGTCATACCTTACCCAACTCAGCCTTTACGAAGTCTTACTACTTTAAAACCAATAGATTACTTCTTGCCTTCGATTAACACACTAAATACTTGGTCTATTTTAATAAAGGAATGGTTGGGAATTACAATGTATTGGTTTAAATCATACCTTTAG
- a CDS encoding alpha-amylase family glycosyl hydrolase, with translation MKNLIVSALLLSIILISCQSPEKTNQKPEVPFLWENANVYFLLTDRFQNGNSENDINFNRTEECGLLRGFEGGDFKGITQKIKEGYFTDLGITALWFSPVVEQIHGAVDEGTGLTYAFHGYWAKDWTAFEPNFGTEQEFAELVEAAHAKGIRVLMDVVINHTGPVTQQDPVWPEGWVRQQPQCKYSDYESTVSCTLVENLPDVLTGTDEEVEIPAQLLEKWEAEGRLEKEVSELDAFFSATGYPRTPRYYIIKWLTDFIRKYGIDGYRLDTTKHTEEDVWGDLWKEAVKAFAEWKEANPDKVLDKNDFFMVGEVYGYGISGDRLYNFGDKRVDYFNYGMKSLINFDFKGDANKAYEELFSLYSAKLNGPLKGQSVLNYITSHDDGYPFDKERIKAIEAGTRLLLCPGASQVYYGDESGRSLIIEGAVGDANLRSLMNWEDLQNNTEIHGTPAKDILVHYQKLGMFRSEHPAVGAGVHTMIQESPYYFKREYTNGDFKDVVVVGLDLAKGEKNIPVEGIFNEGEELVDSYSGIKVKVKNGVVNLNSEYNIVLLSK, from the coding sequence ATGAAGAATCTAATTGTTTCGGCTTTGCTGTTGAGCATTATTTTGATCAGTTGTCAAAGTCCTGAAAAAACCAATCAAAAGCCAGAAGTTCCATTTCTCTGGGAAAATGCCAATGTTTACTTTTTACTAACGGATCGTTTCCAGAACGGCAATTCAGAAAACGATATTAATTTTAACCGAACAGAAGAATGTGGCTTACTGCGCGGTTTTGAAGGTGGTGATTTTAAAGGTATCACTCAAAAAATAAAGGAAGGCTATTTTACTGATTTAGGCATTACCGCTTTGTGGTTTAGTCCGGTTGTTGAGCAAATACATGGAGCTGTTGATGAGGGAACAGGATTAACCTACGCCTTTCATGGTTATTGGGCAAAGGACTGGACTGCCTTCGAACCCAATTTTGGCACAGAACAGGAGTTTGCTGAATTGGTTGAAGCTGCTCATGCCAAAGGTATCCGGGTTTTAATGGATGTGGTTATTAATCATACAGGACCAGTGACACAACAGGATCCGGTTTGGCCGGAAGGTTGGGTGCGTCAACAACCACAATGCAAATATTCCGATTATGAATCTACGGTTTCATGTACTCTGGTTGAAAATCTGCCGGATGTTCTAACAGGTACTGACGAGGAAGTAGAAATTCCTGCTCAGCTGCTTGAGAAATGGGAAGCAGAAGGTCGTTTAGAAAAAGAAGTCAGTGAACTGGATGCATTCTTCTCTGCCACCGGTTATCCTCGTACTCCGCGTTACTATATCATCAAGTGGTTAACTGATTTTATCAGAAAATACGGAATTGATGGCTATCGTTTGGATACAACCAAACACACTGAGGAAGATGTATGGGGTGATTTATGGAAAGAAGCGGTTAAAGCTTTTGCTGAGTGGAAAGAAGCGAATCCGGATAAGGTTTTGGATAAAAACGACTTTTTTATGGTAGGTGAGGTCTATGGCTATGGAATATCCGGTGATCGACTTTATAACTTTGGTGATAAGCGGGTTGATTACTTTAATTATGGAATGAAAAGTCTGATTAATTTCGATTTTAAAGGTGATGCAAATAAAGCATATGAAGAACTATTTTCGTTATACAGTGCTAAATTAAACGGACCTCTGAAAGGACAGAGTGTGTTAAATTACATCACTTCTCATGATGATGGTTATCCATTTGATAAGGAAAGAATAAAAGCGATTGAAGCAGGGACCAGGTTACTGCTTTGTCCAGGAGCTTCTCAGGTGTACTATGGGGATGAATCGGGCAGAAGCCTGATAATTGAAGGGGCTGTTGGAGATGCTAATTTGCGTTCCCTAATGAATTGGGAGGATTTGCAGAATAATACTGAGATTCATGGAACACCAGCAAAAGATATATTAGTTCATTATCAAAAATTAGGAATGTTTCGCTCCGAACACCCTGCTGTTGGAGCTGGTGTACATACTATGATTCAGGAATCACCTTACTATTTTAAGAGAGAATACACAAATGGTGATTTTAAGGATGTTGTAGTTGTTGGGCTTGATCTGGCAAAAGGAGAGAAAAATATACCTGTAGAAGGAATCTTTAATGAAGGAGAAGAGCTGGTTGATTCATATTCAGGTATTAAAGTGAAAGTAAAGAATGGAGTAGTCAATTTGAACTCAGAATATAACATAGTGTTATTATCCAAATAG